The proteins below are encoded in one region of Borrelia duttonii Ly:
- a CDS encoding BAPKO_0422 family outer member beta-barrel protein — protein MKTQLTILMIFLTISSSIATTIDPEALNRVLNKQHSQKSSYPPNIFGIGFGIGNPITNIIINFPYVDVDFGYGGFNGLHPNNFIPYIVLGTDIVFKEEVYHNTTLSGGLGIGIDLSQVKPNEQDASNVTQQNNNGQNKQEEFSLTSSNNRLGFTIRLPIILEYGFLKNVFIGFKAITTIGATMIFNPTSMEGIRFGFFGFGFIKIYI, from the coding sequence ATGAAAACACAATTAACAATACTTATGATTTTTTTAACCATAAGTTCATCTATTGCAACAACCATTGATCCAGAAGCTCTAAATAGAGTATTAAACAAACAGCATTCTCAAAAAAGTTCCTATCCACCTAATATATTTGGCATAGGATTTGGTATCGGAAATCCTATAACCAATATCATAATCAATTTTCCTTATGTAGATGTAGATTTTGGATATGGGGGCTTTAATGGACTGCATCCTAACAACTTTATACCTTATATTGTCCTTGGGACTGATATTGTATTTAAAGAAGAAGTCTATCACAATACAACACTCTCTGGAGGACTTGGCATAGGCATTGACCTATCTCAAGTAAAACCAAATGAACAAGATGCCTCCAATGTAACACAACAAAATAATAATGGACAAAATAAACAAGAAGAGTTTTCATTAACTTCATCCAATAATAGATTGGGCTTTACAATTAGACTTCCCATTATATTGGAATATGGTTTTTTAAAAAATGTTTTCATAGGTTTTAAAGCTATCACAACAATTGGTGCCACAATGATATTTAATCCCACATCAATGGAAGGAATAAGATTTGGATTTTTTGGTTTTGGATTCATAAAAATATACATATAA
- a CDS encoding dicarboxylate/amino acid:cation symporter: protein MNEKIKFFLTIPIGILFGLFLPSETYNALSHIFIRLTYFSLIPFLIFAIPLGIENIIENKKFKRLFGKIIYYGILINISGVIIAIAVSTIYLPQRIPILDKNIQNQYLFDKKIFLETFFPKNIFTIFTNSNPNLLNIYLISIIIGASFYYAKQKGRIAKELLLSMSNLFYNTNDIIVKISQFGIIFITAAYAVNLKNFKNYQYYINSIIFLSLWTGIIILIIIPMISYRLTKNFKLSYKNILTSLHNIIFAGLTMDTYAPYSLLIENIKNEKINIKKSIIINIPIINFMSKFGTIFISTISFFIILKSYSSLPITIYEISYMSILAFISIFAFPHIPNSLIYIITMLCSTYTKGIELSYSNIIPILPILTSLAIMIDFTSSIAIMQIIDFNDSQYT from the coding sequence ATGAATGAAAAAATAAAATTTTTTCTCACCATCCCCATTGGAATATTATTTGGATTATTCCTGCCATCTGAAACTTATAATGCACTCTCACATATTTTCATAAGGTTAACTTATTTTTCTCTAATTCCTTTTTTAATATTTGCAATTCCACTTGGAATAGAAAACATTATAGAAAATAAAAAATTCAAAAGGTTGTTTGGCAAAATAATCTATTATGGAATTTTAATTAATATTTCAGGAGTAATTATAGCCATAGCTGTTTCAACAATATACCTACCACAAAGAATTCCAATATTAGATAAAAATATTCAAAATCAATATTTATTTGATAAAAAAATATTTCTTGAAACATTCTTTCCAAAAAATATTTTTACTATATTTACAAATAGTAATCCAAATCTTTTAAATATTTATTTAATTTCAATCATTATTGGTGCCAGTTTTTATTACGCAAAACAAAAAGGAAGAATCGCAAAAGAGCTTCTCTTAAGCATGTCCAATCTTTTTTATAATACAAATGATATTATTGTTAAAATATCACAATTTGGAATTATTTTTATAACAGCAGCATATGCTGTTAACTTAAAAAATTTTAAGAACTATCAATATTATATAAATAGCATAATTTTTTTATCATTATGGACAGGAATTATCATTCTAATAATAATTCCAATGATTAGCTACCGATTAACTAAGAATTTTAAATTATCGTACAAAAATATATTAACATCTCTACATAATATAATATTTGCGGGCCTAACAATGGATACTTATGCTCCCTATTCTCTTTTAATAGAAAACATTAAAAATGAAAAAATAAATATAAAAAAATCCATAATCATAAACATACCAATAATAAACTTTATGTCTAAATTTGGAACAATTTTCATTTCAACAATTTCTTTCTTTATTATTTTAAAATCCTACTCTAGTTTACCTATAACAATCTATGAAATAAGCTATATGAGTATATTAGCATTCATTTCCATTTTTGCATTTCCACATATTCCTAATAGTTTAATTTACATAATTACAATGCTATGCTCAACTTATACAAAAGGAATTGAACTTAGTTACTCAAACATCATACCAATCCTTCCAATCCTAACATCGCTAGCTATAATGATTGACTTTACCTCAAGCATTGCAATAATGCAAATAATAGACTTTAATGACTCACAATATACTTAA
- the manA gene encoding mannose-6-phosphate isomerase, class I: MSVDNIFLMKNEIKEYDWGGYGFIPSLLGQKKDGLPKAEMWLGAHKTFSSKILVDGQYVSLFNFLEIHKELLGFGSELSFLFKILSVHKPLSLQIHPSKDIALKGFALENNKKIVIDDSKRIYKDENPKVELVYALSDFYALKGFLPLDGINHIYRSLGLDFNFMTHESFVKTLFDLHEFEIENIIYKVLDNLNFIDEFRAFWFNEIYKMYGIDIGLLVFLGMYIFKLKTGEVFYTESREVHAYLKGECIELMTNSDNVIRAGFTTKHIDKDEMLKVGKFEEGVFSLLKSENIDGCDVFKLPGTNLSLFHKCIGGESYFERVGVMILLVIKGKVQLNNRISLKMGDSVFIGNCDCNKELSICGNGEIFIALSL; the protein is encoded by the coding sequence ATGAGTGTTGATAATATATTTTTGATGAAAAATGAGATTAAGGAGTATGATTGGGGTGGATATGGTTTCATCCCTTCCCTTTTGGGACAAAAAAAAGACGGTTTGCCAAAAGCTGAAATGTGGCTTGGTGCACATAAAACATTTTCTAGTAAAATATTAGTTGATGGTCAATATGTTTCTCTTTTTAATTTTTTAGAAATACATAAAGAGCTTTTAGGTTTTGGGAGTGAATTGTCGTTTTTATTTAAAATTCTTTCAGTGCATAAACCTTTGTCACTGCAGATACATCCTTCAAAAGATATTGCTTTAAAAGGCTTTGCGCTTGAAAATAATAAAAAAATAGTTATTGATGATTCTAAGAGAATTTATAAGGATGAAAATCCTAAAGTAGAGCTTGTTTATGCTTTGAGTGATTTTTATGCTCTTAAAGGTTTTTTGCCACTTGATGGCATTAACCATATTTATAGAAGTTTAGGATTGGATTTTAATTTTATGACACATGAATCGTTTGTAAAAACCTTATTTGATTTACACGAATTTGAAATTGAGAATATTATTTATAAAGTGTTAGATAATTTAAATTTTATAGATGAATTTAGAGCTTTTTGGTTTAATGAAATTTATAAAATGTATGGTATTGATATTGGTCTTTTGGTATTTTTGGGAATGTATATTTTTAAATTAAAAACAGGTGAAGTTTTTTATACTGAAAGTCGAGAAGTTCATGCTTATCTTAAAGGTGAATGCATTGAACTTATGACTAATTCTGATAATGTCATTAGAGCAGGTTTTACAACTAAACATATTGACAAAGATGAAATGTTGAAGGTTGGAAAATTTGAGGAGGGAGTTTTTTCATTGTTAAAGAGTGAAAATATTGATGGTTGTGATGTATTTAAGTTGCCAGGTACCAATTTAAGTTTGTTTCACAAATGTATAGGTGGAGAGAGCTACTTTGAAAGAGTTGGTGTTATGATATTATTAGTTATAAAAGGAAAAGTTCAGCTTAATAATAGAATTTCTCTTAAGATGGGAGATAGTGTGTTTATAGGGAATTGTGATTGTAATAAGGAATTGTCAATTTGTGGTAATGGAGAAATTTTTATTGCGCTTTCTTTATAG
- a CDS encoding fructose-specific PTS transporter subunit EIIC produces MFLDFLKKELIFVSSTICSKDEALNFLVEEVSKKGYTNDKSVFMQGLLDRENIGDTSWENGVAIPHFVGDVVSISFISLLYIKGNGIKWSDDNPPVNLIFLICMSKDQQGTGHIKSIAFIARLFENDDFKNFLKNGNNSDEIYSYIKNVENNYLESDFSISRTENILAVCACPVGIAHTYIAAKKLEVEAKRQGYSIKVETQGSIGIDNPLKKEDIEAADVVILAVDKDVDELRFDGKRVYKISTARAINDVENVIKEAFSVPVLTFKGMNTLKDNSNNSKSGFYKYLMSGVSPMVPIVASGGILIAFGISLAGVGSGGPNFEQYPFYKTITDIGGVAFSMMLPVLSGFIAMSIADKPGLAPGLVGGVLARDVKAGFLGAILVGFMAGFIARWLARRQISEWLRPIMPIFVIPLISTVIIGFFMIYGGVYIAQFMGLLENGLKELQSNSDAHGIIGKLLLGAVLGAMVSIDMGGPFNKVAFLFGVGMIPSVPQIMGMVASAIPVAPMAMGLATLIMPQLFEEEERESGKISFLISFIGISEGAIPFAASDPARVLPSIVLGGAVSSIIAAFWGVADHAPHGGPIVLPVVDHKFGFLVAIAVGVAVATSVVIFLKSLKVKVSK; encoded by the coding sequence CAAGGATTGCTTGATAGGGAAAATATTGGTGATACATCTTGGGAAAATGGAGTTGCTATTCCTCATTTTGTAGGAGATGTTGTTAGTATCAGTTTTATTTCATTGCTTTACATAAAGGGTAATGGTATAAAATGGTCTGATGATAATCCTCCTGTTAATTTAATATTTTTAATTTGTATGTCAAAGGATCAACAAGGTACTGGGCATATTAAGTCAATAGCTTTTATAGCCAGATTATTTGAAAATGATGATTTTAAAAATTTTTTAAAAAATGGAAATAATTCTGATGAAATTTATTCTTATATAAAAAATGTTGAAAATAATTATTTAGAGAGTGATTTTAGTATTTCTAGGACAGAGAATATATTGGCTGTATGTGCTTGTCCTGTAGGAATTGCACATACATATATTGCTGCTAAGAAGCTTGAAGTTGAAGCTAAAAGACAGGGATATAGCATTAAAGTTGAAACTCAGGGTTCTATTGGTATTGATAATCCTTTAAAAAAAGAGGATATTGAAGCTGCTGATGTTGTAATACTTGCAGTAGATAAAGATGTTGATGAGTTAAGATTTGATGGAAAGCGAGTTTATAAAATTTCGACTGCAAGGGCTATTAACGATGTAGAGAATGTTATTAAAGAAGCATTTAGTGTTCCAGTGTTAACATTTAAAGGTATGAATACTTTAAAGGATAATTCTAATAATAGCAAATCTGGCTTTTACAAATATTTAATGAGTGGTGTCTCTCCTATGGTTCCAATTGTGGCTAGTGGTGGTATTTTAATAGCCTTTGGCATATCTCTTGCAGGGGTTGGTTCTGGTGGTCCAAATTTTGAGCAATATCCTTTTTATAAGACAATTACAGATATTGGTGGTGTGGCTTTTAGTATGATGTTGCCAGTACTTTCAGGATTTATTGCAATGTCAATTGCTGATAAGCCAGGTCTTGCACCAGGTCTTGTGGGAGGAGTTCTTGCTAGGGACGTTAAAGCAGGATTTTTAGGAGCCATACTTGTAGGGTTTATGGCAGGTTTTATTGCAAGATGGTTAGCAAGAAGACAAATATCTGAATGGCTTAGGCCTATAATGCCTATATTTGTAATTCCTTTAATAAGTACTGTTATTATTGGATTTTTCATGATTTACGGAGGTGTTTATATTGCCCAATTTATGGGACTTCTTGAAAATGGTCTTAAGGAGCTTCAAAGTAATTCAGATGCTCATGGTATTATAGGAAAGTTGTTACTTGGGGCAGTACTTGGTGCTATGGTATCAATTGATATGGGAGGGCCTTTTAATAAAGTTGCATTTCTTTTTGGTGTTGGTATGATTCCTAGTGTGCCACAAATAATGGGTATGGTTGCATCAGCTATTCCTGTTGCTCCTATGGCTATGGGACTTGCTACTTTGATTATGCCACAATTATTTGAAGAGGAAGAGAGAGAATCGGGAAAAATATCATTTTTGATTTCTTTTATTGGCATTAGTGAGGGTGCTATTCCTTTTGCTGCCAGTGATCCTGCAAGAGTTTTGCCTTCGATAGTGCTTGGAGGTGCTGTTTCAAGCATTATTGCAGCATTTTGGGGCGTTGCAGATCATGCTCCGCATGGGGGGCCAATAGTTTTACCTGTTGTTGATCATAAATTTGGATTTCTTGTTGCAATAGCTGTTGGTGTTGCGGTGGCAACAAGTGTAGTTATTTTTTTGAAATCTTTAAAGGTTAAGGTATCTAAATGA
- a CDS encoding DUF3996 domain-containing protein — protein sequence MGKNTKKILTLLLIFNLYNLAFSQYDSMYFIECKQKKDGTICTTNDKPIVPEQPKIEPEQPKIEPEQPKIEPKQPEIEPEQPEIEPEIEPEIKPEIKPEKLKPNNTANNNKKYKNAYSFAAGTGTGSPLINLLISVPYVDIDFGYGSFLYFNTINFKPYNLIAIDLIFRQLIGKSLIIGGGFGIGVDWSQANLTSPSSQKPSPYDRIAIVTRLPLSIEYKIIKNLSLGFKIYPTLGPTIFLTEPKIVFEGMRFKFFAIGFIKMFI from the coding sequence ATGGGAAAAAACACCAAAAAAATACTTACATTATTGTTAATATTCAACTTATACAATCTTGCCTTTTCGCAATATGATAGTATGTATTTTATCGAATGTAAACAAAAAAAGGATGGAACTATATGCACTACAAATGACAAACCTATTGTCCCTGAACAACCTAAAATAGAACCTGAACAACCTAAAATAGAACCTGAACAACCTAAAATAGAACCTAAACAACCTGAAATAGAACCTGAACAACCTGAAATAGAACCTGAAATAGAACCTGAAATAAAACCTGAAATAAAACCTGAAAAACTTAAACCAAATAATACTGCAAACAATAATAAAAAATATAAAAACGCTTACTCATTTGCAGCAGGAACAGGCACTGGAAGTCCTCTTATAAACCTATTAATCTCAGTGCCATACGTAGACATAGATTTTGGATATGGTAGCTTTCTATATTTCAATACAATAAACTTTAAGCCTTATAATTTAATTGCCATTGATTTAATTTTCAGACAACTAATAGGAAAATCTCTAATAATAGGAGGTGGATTTGGAATTGGAGTAGATTGGTCTCAAGCAAATTTAACTTCTCCTAGTTCTCAAAAACCATCCCCTTATGACAGAATAGCAATAGTAACTAGACTACCCTTATCAATAGAATATAAAATCATCAAAAATTTATCATTAGGATTTAAAATTTACCCAACACTTGGTCCAACAATATTTTTAACAGAACCAAAAATAGTATTTGAAGGCATGAGATTTAAATTTTTTGCAATTGGATTTATTAAAATGTTTATATAA
- the proS gene encoding proline--tRNA ligase has product MSDFIASREEEFSKWYLDIVQKAKLVDYSPVKGCMVIMPYGYAIWERIQSVIDDKFKESGHENAYFPLLIPYEFLEREKEHVKGFSPELAVVTTAGGEELREPLVLRPTSETIIWNMYSKWIKSYRDLPIKINQWANIIRWEKRTKPFLRTTEFLWQEGHTAHETSNEAQEEALFILNLYKKFVEDYLAIPVFYGKKTEREKFAGAVSTYTIEALMQDKKALQAGTSHYLGLNFAKAFDVKFQNKNGEMSYVFATSWGVSTRLIGALIMVHSDSKGLILPPKIAPIEILIVPIFKKDDDVNKKILEYATTIFDILVKEKFRVEIDKDFKNSPGFRFAASEFKGIPIRIEIGSNDILMDCVTVARRDRDKNSKYQVSFKELLPKIKEELETMQCELFNKALEFRNSNTKEIIGFKENDYDLFKTYINDNLGFVLSSWCGNEVCEENIKNDTKATIRCIPEDFQDKSLDNVTCIYCNTSAKHFVLFARAY; this is encoded by the coding sequence ATGAGTGATTTTATTGCTTCAAGAGAAGAGGAATTTTCTAAATGGTACTTGGATATAGTACAAAAGGCAAAACTTGTTGATTATAGTCCTGTTAAGGGTTGTATGGTTATTATGCCTTATGGATATGCTATTTGGGAGAGAATTCAGAGTGTAATTGATGATAAGTTTAAAGAGAGTGGGCATGAGAATGCATATTTTCCATTACTGATTCCTTATGAGTTTTTAGAGAGGGAAAAAGAGCATGTTAAGGGATTCTCTCCAGAACTTGCTGTTGTAACAACAGCTGGGGGTGAAGAATTGAGAGAACCTTTGGTTTTAAGACCTACTTCTGAGACAATTATTTGGAATATGTATAGTAAATGGATAAAATCTTATAGAGATTTACCTATTAAAATAAATCAATGGGCAAATATTATTCGTTGGGAAAAAAGGACAAAGCCATTTCTTCGTACTACTGAGTTTTTGTGGCAAGAGGGACATACTGCTCATGAGACTTCTAATGAAGCTCAAGAGGAAGCTTTGTTTATTTTAAATCTTTATAAAAAATTTGTTGAAGATTATTTGGCTATTCCTGTATTTTATGGTAAGAAGACAGAAAGAGAAAAATTTGCAGGTGCTGTGTCTACTTATACAATTGAAGCGTTGATGCAAGATAAAAAAGCTTTGCAAGCAGGAACATCACATTATTTGGGATTGAATTTTGCCAAGGCTTTTGATGTTAAATTTCAAAATAAAAACGGTGAGATGAGTTATGTTTTTGCCACTAGTTGGGGGGTTTCAACTAGGTTAATTGGGGCATTGATTATGGTTCATTCTGATTCTAAAGGTTTGATTTTACCTCCTAAGATAGCACCAATAGAAATTCTTATTGTTCCTATTTTTAAAAAAGATGATGATGTTAATAAAAAAATTCTTGAATATGCGACTACTATTTTTGATATTTTAGTAAAGGAAAAGTTTAGGGTTGAGATTGATAAAGATTTTAAGAATTCACCAGGATTTAGATTTGCTGCTTCAGAATTTAAGGGGATTCCAATACGAATTGAGATAGGTTCTAATGATATTTTAATGGATTGTGTCACTGTTGCAAGAAGAGATAGAGATAAAAATTCTAAGTATCAAGTATCATTTAAAGAGTTATTACCTAAAATAAAAGAGGAACTTGAGACTATGCAATGTGAATTATTTAATAAAGCGTTAGAATTTAGAAATTCAAATACCAAAGAAATTATTGGTTTTAAAGAGAATGATTATGATCTTTTTAAGACTTATATTAACGATAATTTAGGATTTGTACTCTCTTCATGGTGTGGAAATGAAGTTTGTGAAGAAAATATTAAAAATGATACAAAGGCTACAATACGATGTATTCCAGAAGATTTTCAAGATAAATCTTTAGACAATGTAACTTGTATTTATTGCAATACATCAGCCAAGCATTTTGTTTTATTTGCAAGAGCTTATTAA